Proteins encoded within one genomic window of Brassica rapa cultivar Chiifu-401-42 chromosome A09, CAAS_Brap_v3.01, whole genome shotgun sequence:
- the LOC103841305 gene encoding transcriptional regulator TAC1: protein MNRKYLDRRSYSWSGQSRPYICDFCERGFSNAQALGGHMNIHRKDRAKLREANLKEDNPEDSICTNSRTRFEQVPIELPFFVDTISPTRKENNNKSGNYLGDEEEKKMRSLFQKALSKSAEVIDLELRLGLDPYKKSPSK, encoded by the coding sequence ATGAATAGAAAATACTTGGATCGAAGATCATATTCATGGTCTGGACAATCAAGACCATACATATGCGACTTTTGCGAGAGAGGTTTCTCCAACGCACAAGCTTTAGGAGGGCACATGAACATCCACAGAAAAGATAGGGCAAAACTGCGGGAAGCGAACTTAAAGGAAGATAATCCTGAAGACTCCATATGCACCAATTCAAGAACCAGGTTCGAGCAAGTTCCGATTGAATTGCCTTTCTTCGTTGACACGATAAGTCctacaagaaaagaaaacaataataaaagtGGAAACTATTTgggagatgaagaagagaagaagatgaggtcGTTATTTCAAAAAGCTTTGTCCAAAAGTGCAGAAGTGATAGACCTTGAGCTTCGTCTAGGATTAGATCCTTATAAGAAATCACCAAGTAAGTAG